The following proteins are co-located in the Pseudomonas antarctica genome:
- a CDS encoding type II toxin-antitoxin system MqsA family antitoxin has product MKTQHCFICGAPDAMVRFEGRSETLRVKGMERHIDDLSGWECQLCKDGMYDPDCSERHAKAGDDLLHAARRMIGAELKRIRRKLHMTQKETVELLSGGGHNAFSRYERGEITPPKSLMVLMRLLDRYPHLLADAKALSEGADLRNAFTCTINNETQDALKAS; this is encoded by the coding sequence ATGAAAACCCAACATTGCTTCATCTGCGGGGCACCCGACGCCATGGTGCGTTTCGAGGGCCGCAGTGAAACCCTGCGTGTCAAAGGTATGGAGCGGCACATTGATGATCTTTCGGGCTGGGAATGCCAACTGTGCAAGGACGGCATGTATGACCCCGATTGCTCCGAGCGCCATGCTAAAGCCGGTGATGACTTGCTCCACGCCGCTCGACGGATGATCGGCGCCGAATTGAAGCGTATACGTCGCAAGCTGCACATGACGCAAAAAGAAACCGTGGAACTGCTGTCCGGTGGCGGGCACAACGCATTTTCACGCTACGAGCGGGGCGAGATAACGCCACCCAAGTCGCTGATGGTGCTGATGCGCCTGCTGGATCGCTATCCTCATCTACTCGCTGACGCCAAGGCCTTGTCCGAAGGCGCAGACCTGCGCAACGCGTTCACCTGCACCATCAATAACGAAACACAAGACGCTCTCAAAGCCTCCTAG
- a CDS encoding FadR/GntR family transcriptional regulator — MTDIAPLIKRSLVDQALEQLRRRITEGRWAIGERLPTEPELSAELGISRNTVREAMRVLAFSGLIEIRQGDGSYLRSMSDPLGAMRALSHCTLEQAQETRQILEVEAIGLAALRRTEADLRALRAALKASAELYHGDLEAYISADLVFHKHLVDAAHNPSLSELYQYFSAVVGAQLRQTLNISPRRQAVFDLHIALLDAVEQQDPERAKSLCRQLINEP, encoded by the coding sequence ATGACAGACATCGCTCCTTTGATCAAACGCTCGCTGGTTGACCAGGCTCTGGAGCAGTTGCGCCGGCGCATCACCGAAGGCAGATGGGCCATCGGCGAGCGCCTGCCCACCGAGCCCGAGTTGTCCGCCGAGCTGGGCATCAGCCGCAACACCGTGCGCGAAGCCATGCGCGTGTTGGCGTTTTCCGGCTTGATCGAAATCCGCCAGGGCGACGGCAGTTACTTGCGCTCGATGAGCGACCCGCTGGGGGCGATGCGCGCGCTGTCCCACTGCACCCTGGAACAAGCGCAGGAGACTCGGCAGATTCTGGAAGTGGAGGCCATTGGGCTGGCGGCGCTGCGGCGTACCGAGGCAGACCTTCGCGCGTTGCGCGCAGCACTCAAGGCCAGCGCCGAGCTGTACCACGGTGACCTGGAGGCCTATATCAGCGCCGACCTGGTGTTCCACAAACACTTGGTCGATGCCGCCCACAACCCGTCCTTGAGCGAGCTGTACCAGTATTTTTCCGCCGTCGTCGGTGCCCAGTTGCGCCAGACCCTGAACATCTCACCGCGTCGCCAGGCCGTGTTCGACTTGCATATCGCCCTGCTCGACGCCGTGGAGCAACAAGACCCGGAACGCGCCAAATCCCTCTGCCGGCAGTTGATCAATGAACCTTGA
- a CDS encoding DUF1120 domain-containing protein, whose translation MKPFLISLATFACLVTGLQAQAASSVDLNVSGLITPNACAPSLSNGGVYDLGKIAARDLSVDAPTQLPAHGLPLAINCDAPTLLALEPRDNRLGSNYDDVNLGATFGLGLINGNQKLGSTKLGIHSIVGDGVEMYPLGSTDSSSWSPTSILSPHFLTAFTPIRAGNAPAPVQQLNAVVSIEPSIAPANTLLLTEEVPIDGSVTLTVKYL comes from the coding sequence ATGAAACCCTTTCTGATCTCTCTGGCCACCTTTGCCTGCCTGGTCACAGGCTTGCAGGCCCAGGCAGCTTCCAGCGTTGACCTGAACGTTTCGGGCCTGATCACCCCCAATGCCTGTGCACCCAGCCTGTCCAATGGTGGCGTGTATGACCTGGGCAAAATTGCCGCCAGGGACCTGAGCGTCGATGCCCCCACCCAGTTGCCCGCTCACGGCCTGCCACTGGCAATCAACTGCGACGCGCCGACCTTGTTGGCCCTGGAGCCAAGGGATAACCGCCTCGGCTCCAATTACGACGACGTCAATCTGGGAGCTACATTCGGCCTGGGTCTGATCAACGGCAACCAAAAGCTTGGCTCCACAAAATTGGGCATCCATTCGATCGTGGGCGACGGCGTCGAAATGTACCCCCTGGGCTCTACAGACTCCTCCAGTTGGTCGCCGACAAGCATTCTGTCGCCACACTTCCTTACCGCCTTCACGCCCATCAGGGCAGGCAATGCCCCGGCGCCGGTACAACAGCTGAATGCCGTTGTGTCTATCGAGCCAAGCATCGCCCCGGCCAACACACTGCTGCTGACCGAAGAAGTGCCCATCGACGGGTCCGTGACCCTGACCGTGAAGTACCTTTAG
- a CDS encoding DUF1120 domain-containing protein: protein MGLKHTLYPLGFVLLSSGAWGAEECQLNLSQAQLDFGLMNRAVALVPAPERLLGERRISLTLNCPQPTDMSVFYRGLGAGPERFRFTERGSYGLRISEAVLDGQAVDLGLIAGQGQPPATVSAQLPWQPDHGIVPMRGGVAVIGRNLSVQIDASAWAREDAARVRDAVTWDTAGLFDALAAGRSRELRLQARFAPAACTPTLSNGGHVALGKLSVSDLNLDKETALASRALSLSVTCDAPTAFAVRMQDNREGSATGIADESTYGLGLDARQQKIGRYRLLFDPARTTADSFTQVFQTDSATGALPWSGASTGVAAVGANRYLGFGVTSGSTSGPSAIQTLNTTLSLEAVIAPLGSLDLSNQVLLDGSGTLEIHYL, encoded by the coding sequence ATGGGCCTGAAACACACGTTGTATCCCTTGGGTTTTGTGCTGCTGAGCAGCGGGGCGTGGGGCGCCGAAGAATGCCAGCTCAACCTGAGCCAGGCGCAGTTGGACTTTGGCCTGATGAACCGCGCCGTGGCGTTGGTCCCCGCGCCCGAACGCTTGCTGGGGGAGCGGCGTATCAGCCTGACGCTGAACTGCCCGCAGCCCACCGACATGAGCGTGTTTTATCGCGGGCTGGGCGCAGGGCCCGAGCGCTTTCGTTTTACCGAACGCGGCAGCTACGGCCTGCGCATCAGCGAAGCGGTGCTGGACGGTCAGGCGGTGGACCTTGGCTTGATTGCGGGCCAGGGCCAGCCGCCCGCCACCGTCAGCGCCCAACTGCCCTGGCAACCGGACCACGGCATCGTGCCGATGCGCGGAGGCGTCGCGGTGATCGGACGCAACTTGTCGGTGCAGATCGACGCCAGCGCCTGGGCCCGCGAGGACGCCGCGCGCGTGCGCGATGCCGTGACGTGGGACACCGCCGGGCTGTTCGACGCCCTCGCTGCGGGCCGCTCGCGGGAACTGCGCCTGCAAGCGCGATTTGCGCCGGCGGCGTGTACGCCCACCCTGTCCAACGGTGGCCATGTGGCGCTGGGCAAGCTGTCGGTCAGCGACCTGAATCTCGACAAGGAAACCGCCCTGGCCTCACGTGCCTTGTCGCTCAGTGTGACCTGCGATGCGCCGACCGCTTTTGCGGTGCGCATGCAGGACAACCGCGAGGGTTCGGCCACCGGCATCGCCGATGAAAGCACTTATGGGCTGGGCCTGGACGCTCGCCAGCAGAAGATCGGCCGCTATCGGTTGTTGTTCGACCCGGCGCGCACCACTGCCGACAGTTTCACCCAGGTTTTTCAAACCGACTCCGCCACCGGCGCACTGCCATGGAGTGGCGCCAGTACGGGCGTCGCTGCCGTCGGCGCCAATCGCTACCTGGGTTTTGGCGTTACGTCCGGTAGCACCAGCGGCCCCAGTGCCATTCAAACGCTCAACACCACGCTGAGCCTGGAAGCGGTCATTGCGCCTCTGGGCTCGCTGGATTTGAGCAATCAGGTGCTGCTGGATGGCTCGGGCACTCTCGAAATTCACTATTTATAG
- a CDS encoding CynX/NimT family MFS transporter: protein MNLEAKRPTELEELLIDAEADDEVVQHNHPIVTRPWLLLLGLILVALNLRPALSSLSPLLAEVSQSLGLSAAKAGLLTTLPVLCLGLFAPMAPILARRFGAERVVLGILLTLAGGIILRSSFGEVGLFAGSLIAGASIGIIGVLLPGIVKRDFAKQAGTMTGVYTMALCLGAALAAGSTVPLSRYFGDSWNIGLGFWILPALVAALFWLPQVGHKHGAHQVAYRVKGLLRDPLAWQVTLYMGLQSSLAYIVFGWLPSILIGRGLTPTQAGLVLSGSVIVQLASSLAAPWLATRGKDQRLAIVVVMLLTLGGLFGCLYAPLDGLWGWAILLGLGQGGTFSLALTLIVLRSRDAHVAANLSSMAQGIGYTLASMGPFAVGLVHDWTGGWTAVGWIFAVIGIGAIIAGLGAGRARYVQVTSEKLQG from the coding sequence ATGAACCTTGAAGCCAAACGCCCGACCGAACTCGAAGAACTGTTGATCGACGCCGAAGCAGACGACGAGGTGGTGCAGCACAATCACCCGATTGTCACGCGGCCGTGGCTGTTGCTGCTGGGCCTTATCCTGGTGGCGCTGAACCTGCGCCCGGCGCTGTCGAGCCTGTCGCCGCTGCTGGCCGAGGTTTCCCAAAGCCTCGGTTTGTCGGCCGCCAAGGCCGGTCTGCTGACCACCTTGCCGGTGCTGTGCCTGGGCCTGTTCGCACCGATGGCGCCGATCCTGGCGCGGCGCTTCGGTGCCGAGCGAGTTGTACTGGGGATTCTGCTGACGTTGGCGGGCGGGATCATTCTGCGCAGTTCGTTCGGTGAAGTCGGCCTGTTCGCCGGCAGCCTGATTGCCGGTGCGAGCATCGGCATCATCGGCGTCTTGCTGCCGGGTATCGTCAAGCGCGACTTCGCCAAACAGGCGGGCACCATGACCGGCGTCTATACCATGGCGCTATGCCTGGGGGCGGCGCTGGCTGCGGGCTCCACAGTGCCGTTGAGTCGCTACTTTGGTGACAGCTGGAACATCGGCCTGGGTTTCTGGATTCTGCCGGCATTGGTGGCGGCGCTGTTCTGGTTGCCACAGGTGGGGCACAAACACGGCGCCCATCAAGTCGCCTATCGCGTGAAAGGTTTGCTGCGCGACCCGCTGGCCTGGCAGGTGACCTTGTACATGGGCCTGCAATCGTCCCTGGCGTACATCGTGTTCGGTTGGTTGCCGTCGATCCTCATCGGGCGCGGCCTCACACCGACACAGGCGGGGCTGGTGCTGTCCGGTTCGGTCATCGTGCAACTGGCCAGCTCCCTCGCGGCGCCCTGGCTGGCTACGCGGGGCAAGGACCAGCGCCTGGCGATCGTGGTGGTGATGCTGCTGACCCTCGGCGGGTTATTCGGCTGCCTGTATGCGCCACTCGATGGCCTGTGGGGTTGGGCGATCCTGCTGGGCCTGGGGCAGGGCGGCACCTTCAGCCTGGCGCTGACCTTGATCGTGCTGCGCTCGCGTGATGCCCACGTGGCGGCCAACCTGTCGAGCATGGCCCAGGGCATTGGTTACACCCTGGCCTCCATGGGCCCGTTCGCGGTCGGCCTGGTGCATGACTGGACCGGCGGCTGGACCGCTGTGGGCTGGATCTTCGCGGTGATCGGCATTGGCGCGATCATCGCCGGGCTCGGCGCCGGGCGTGCGCGCTATGTGCAGGTCACCAGCGAAAAGCTCCAAGGCTAG
- a CDS encoding type II toxin-antitoxin system MqsR family toxin, translating to MEKYTPHYDLAVVKADVRRLGAQAFTRAARDSGKNLDLDISEMQAVVFELQNRMLYKSMTTYADHRVWQDVYHIHSHGLEIYIKVTYCSGSNPPVISFKGMNP from the coding sequence ATGGAAAAGTACACACCTCATTACGATCTGGCGGTGGTCAAGGCAGATGTGAGGCGGCTTGGAGCACAGGCATTCACGCGCGCCGCAAGGGATTCTGGAAAGAATCTCGACCTCGATATCAGCGAGATGCAAGCGGTAGTTTTCGAATTACAAAACAGGATGTTGTACAAGTCGATGACCACCTACGCCGATCATCGGGTCTGGCAAGACGTCTACCACATCCATTCACACGGTCTGGAGATTTACATCAAGGTCACTTACTGCTCAGGCAGTAACCCACCGGTAATCTCCTTCAAAGGGATGAACCCATGA
- a CDS encoding DUF1120 domain-containing protein, with protein MKTLLSALTACAWLACVSAAHSAATVELTVSGEITPMACTPVLSGGGMIDFGKISQKDLNQATGTRLPLKSLTLTVNCNAPGRYALRMRDNRDGTAHVNSEIYYGLGLDSAGNKLGVYSVKFDPKQTVADALAVTYGTESTTGGLAWRTSNSNPIDIGANSLLGFTDVVGSTAGPSAIQNLTSTLTLEAVINAKQNLDLSVETLMDGSATLEVVYL; from the coding sequence ATGAAAACGCTATTGAGCGCTCTTACGGCCTGTGCGTGGCTGGCCTGCGTATCTGCAGCACACTCCGCCGCCACCGTTGAACTGACCGTGAGCGGAGAAATAACCCCGATGGCCTGCACCCCCGTGCTGTCCGGTGGCGGGATGATCGACTTCGGCAAGATCTCTCAAAAAGACCTCAACCAGGCCACGGGCACGCGCCTGCCACTCAAGTCGCTGACACTGACCGTCAATTGCAACGCCCCCGGCCGCTACGCCCTGCGCATGCGCGATAACCGCGACGGCACCGCTCACGTCAACAGCGAGATCTATTACGGGCTGGGGCTGGACAGCGCGGGCAACAAGCTCGGGGTGTATTCGGTGAAGTTCGATCCCAAGCAGACCGTGGCCGATGCCCTGGCGGTGACCTACGGCACCGAATCCACCACCGGTGGCCTGGCATGGCGCACGTCCAACAGCAACCCCATCGATATCGGCGCCAACAGTTTGCTGGGCTTTACCGATGTGGTCGGCAGCACCGCCGGGCCTTCGGCAATCCAGAACCTGACCAGCACCCTGACCCTGGAGGCGGTGATCAACGCCAAGCAGAACCTGGACCTGAGTGTGGAGACACTCATGGACGGCTCCGCCACGCTGGAAGTGGTGTATCTCTAG